Below is a window of Candidatus Binatia bacterium DNA.
CGGGTGATGAGATGAACACCGGGGCCCGGCAACGGAACTCGCCACGGGGTCGCACCGCTCAACAGCTCGCGGGGGATTTCCAGCCGGAAGAAGCGGAGCTCGAGTCCCAGCACCTCGCCGTCGCCAGAAACACGCGCCCGGAACGGGTAGCGCAGGGCATATTCGACAAGCCAAGGCAGGGCAATGGACACCGCAACCAGGCGAGCCAGCAGTGGGGGAGTGACCGGCGGATCGGTTGCAAGCACGACAAGCGCACTGACCAGCCACACGCCGCACCAGCGCCATAACACCAGGACGGCAAGCACCACGCGCATCGCACGCGGGTAGGCGTACGCGACCTCGCGCGTCTTGTGCTCGTGAGGCAGCCGCGCCACTGCGGGCAAATCCATCGGGCGAAGCTCAGTCCCAACGCAGGCAATCAAACGCGGCGAAACAACCGCTCGATCTCCGTCCGCGGCCAAGCGAGAAATGCAGGCCGGCCATGCGGGCAGTGAGCGGCAAAATCCACCTCGTCCATCGCGCGCAACAGGGCCTGGATTTCCTCGATGCTCATCGCCTGTCCGACCCGCACCGCACTGTGGCAGGCCATGCGCGCAAAGATGCGCTCCGTCGCACGGGCTGGAGCTTGGCTGCGGTCGAGCTCCACGAGTTCCTCTGCCAAGTCGCGCACGAGCTGCGCTGGATCTATGTGCGCGAGCAGCGCCGGTACGCTGCGCACGAGCACCGCATCTACCCCAAACGGCTCAATGTCAAAGCCGAGCCGAGAGGCTTCCTCGCGGTACTCGCTCACCCGCGCTTGCGCCTGGGGATCGAGATGTACCACCGCGCCGATGAGCAAATGTTGCTGCGGCAAGGGGCCACGGGCGTATGAGCTGCGCAGGCGCTCGAACACCACTCGTTCGTGTGCGGCATGCTGGTCGAGCAGCACGAGTTCCTCGTGCCCCTCGCACACCACATACCCCGCGAACACCTGCCCCACGATGCGTAATTCGCCAAACCGAAATGCTCGCGCGCTGGAGTGCAGCGCACGATCGGCTGCCTCTCTCGAGCTCGAACGCCACGGGACTTCCAGCACCCACCGCGGCACGCGGGAAGACGGGGTTCCAGGAGGCGGCGGGTCGAACGGTAGTAAAGCTGCCGGCGGCAGGCTAGCTTCCAGCGTGAATCCGGCAGCGGGCGCACCGCTTGCGCTGCTCGCTTGCGGAGCTAACGCCAGCCGCAAACGCTCCTGCACCCCGCGGCTCACCAATTCGTGCACCGCTCCACCGCGGCGAAAACGGACTTCGAGCTTGGCGGGATGAACGTTTACGTCCACTTCCGAGGGCGGAAGTTCCAGAAACAGTACGGCTGCGGGATAACGCCCGGTCATGAGCAAGGTGTTGTATCCGGCAAGCAGCGCATGGGTGAGCAGCTTGTCCCGTACGTAGCGCGCGTTCACGTAGGTAAACACTTGCCGCGGCGAGGGTAAGCTAAAGTGGGTCGGACTCAGCCAACCGGCAACCCGGCCGAGGGAACTTTCGGCTCGGAAGGCGAGGAAACTTTCGGCGCGCTCTCGCCCGAACACTTGCGCGAGCCGTTCCAGGGGCTCGTTGGCCGCAGGCAAGTCCAGCAACAAGCGCCGCCCGTGGCGCAATTGAAAGCCGACGTGCGGCCAAGCCAAGGCAATGCGGGTGAGGTACTCGCTCACTTGGCCGACCTCGGTTGCCGGGGCCTTTAAGAACTTACGCCGCGCTGGCACGTTGGCAAACAACCCGACCACCTCCACGCGCGTACCTGGCGGCATACCGACATCGGCTACCTCCAACACCTTCCCCCCTTCGACCACCACACGGGTGCCCGCTAAGTCCTCAGCACGCCGGCTGCACAACGTGGTTGTGGAGACTGCAGCAATGCTGGCCAGCGCCTCACCGCGAAAACCGAGCGTGGCGATGGATTCGAGATCCTGGATCGTGCGGATCTTGCTCGTGGCATGGCGTTGGAATGCCGCCACCGCATCGGCCCGATTCATGCCCTCGCCATTGTCCACCACCGCAATGAGGCCGAGCCCTGCCTCTTCGAGTTCCACCACAATGGCCGTGGCCCCGGCATCGAGGGAATTTTCCACGAGCTCTTTCACCACCGACGCTGGCCGTTCCACCACCTCACCGGCGGCGATTTGATCGGCAACGTCTTTCGGCAAGACCTGCACTCGGCAGGGCTCCTGCCCCGCCGCTTCGTTTCGGTGCCAAAGCCCGTCTACCGGCTGTGCAAGCGAATTCATGAACTGCCCGCGACCCTTCGTGGCGATTTTCCTCAGAGGATCCACTCTTCCCGCTGGCTGGCAAGGAGACGTGCCGCCTCCTCACCTTGCGCCTCGAGGCCTTTACGCCCCAATTGTGCAGAGAGCAAGCGCCGGTACGCCTCGCTCGCCGGTTGCAACCACAAGTCGACGCCGAGAAGCTCGGCCAAGTACACGACCACAAGCTCCAGCGCATAAATCCATTGGCCCAAGGTGAAGGCATTGACCTGCGGCCAGCGTGTGGCCACATGCCAGCGGCCAGACCGTCTGAGGAGCGCCTCCAGGGCGCGCGCGCTTTCCTGCAAGATCTGCCCGGCGCCCTTGCCCCCCAAATAGGCCAGCGCATCGAGGTCTTGATACGCTGCCGCCACGGCCAGTTCGCGGCCATGATCGGTGGCGGTGAGAAAAATCGCCACAGTGTCGTGGGGCCGCTCAAGCAAGAGTTCGGCAAGCAACGACGGATCCGCCGTGCGCCACGAATTGGGGAGCCAGGAGAGCCCCGGGGTCGAGGGCGCCCTGGGGCTCTTTTGCAAGGCCTCGACAAACAGTTCCGCGCTCCAATGGGCCAAGGCTTCCAACTGCCGGCAAAAGGGCAAAAAGAACAGATGCGCGAGCCGAAGTCGGCGGTGCGCTACATACAGGCAAGCGGCAAGCAGCAAGGCGGGATTGCGCCAAACACTTTCCTCCTGGCAACGAAGCTCCATCCAACTCGCGCCCGCGAGGACATCGTCCGGCTTCAGGCCTGCCACCGCGGCGGGGAATAGGCTTGCGGGGCTGAGGGCCGCAAAGCGGTCGCTGACACCTGCGGGAATCGCCAGCGCCTGGAACCCCTCGTCGTGCACGATTTGCCGGAGCGCGCCCTGATCTGCGTCCGTAGTAACCACGAGGTGGCGCGTGTAATCCACGGCCCCAAGATGGCGGAGCAACAAGTCCCGAATGACCAGGAACTGTGCCAGAGTTTCCGCTGTCTCCCCAGATTTGCTGATGACGTTGAACACGGTCGTGGTGAGATCGAGTTCTTCGACCAGCGCGCCAAAGTAATCAGGGTCGATGGTGTCGGCCACAACGACGCGGAACGACGCTGGCCGCACCGCACCCACCAGCGCTTGCGCAGCTAACGCCGTTCCTCCGCTGCCGACCACCACAAGCGTTTTGGCGTTTCTCCGTACCGTGTCCGCCAGCTCCTTTACTGCCGAGAGCTCGCCCCGTGTGTGAATCCAGTCGAGGAACGGGAGCTCGCCCGCCTGCCGCCGGCTGGACACGCGCGCGTGTACGCGCGCCAGTTCACCAGCTAAATTCTCGATCTCGCTCACAACCCCAGCGTCGTTTTTCGGCTCTCCCGCAAGCACTCCATGGAAGTCGAAGCGGACACTCATCGCCTCCTTGGTTGCGCGGCGTCGATAATCCGGCATGCGGGCACGGTAACATCCTCAGCAAGCAGCGGCTAGCGCCTGTCACCTTGTATTGCTTTAGCGTGCGGGCAAAGGGGGTGGCGTTCGCCGCCACGAACAAGGCCGGTGTAGCGCACAGGGGAGGGCGAGGAACGAGTCGTAAATGGCGGGGTGCGGATCGTCGGGGCAACGTATGCGTCGCCCCGTGCTGCCGCCACACCACGATAGCAGCACGCTCAAACGGAACCTTTCGATCGCGATGCCGCTCTACCAGTGAACCCTTCCAACACCACGCGGCGCGTGAAGCACCAGCGTCCGCCCGGAGTGGGGACCAAAAACTAAAGAGCCAACGATCGCACCGGTGCTTTCGTCACCCGGCCAGAGCGGATACAGCGCGTGCACACGCGCAGCCGGCGCACCCCACCGTTGACTTGCACCCGCACTCGTTGCAAATTCGGCTGCCACGTTCGCTTCGTTTTGTTATTGGCGTGGCTCACATTGTGCCCTACCGAGCGATGTTTTCCGCAGATTTCGCAGCTTCTGGCCATAGATTCACCCTCGCGAGCCTGCACCGCCTAGCGAGAACACCGTAGCTTGTAAAGGGAGGAGCGTTGAAATGCAAATGGAAGCGCGGCCAGTGCCGAGTTTGGAGGAGTTTTTGAATCAACGCATTGCTCCGCGGTTTGCGGAGCAAGTGCGGGATGTTGAGAAACGCTTAGCCGAGCTCGAGCGGCAGTTGGCCGATTTGCGTGCTGCGGAAGGAACCATTGCGTGGGAGATTCAAGGCAGTGAGCCAGCAGTGCGCTATGCCAACTTTGCCGCGGGGCAAATGCGCATCGAAGCCGAGCCTGCGCATCCGCCGGTGATGACGATTGTACAAACCGCCGAGGATTGGGCCCGTTTTACCTCGGGCCTTCCAATTCCGTTCGGCACCGATCCCAGGCGGCCCTTGGGGAAGTCGCGGCTCGAGAGGCTGAAGGGCATCGTCGGCAGCGTGCGCTTCATACTCACCGGCTTGGAGGGCGGAGACTGGAGCTGCCTCGTGGTGTTCGGGGATGCCCCGAAGGAAGGGGAGCCGCGGGTGACGATCACCCTGCCCGCCACCACGGTGACCGAATTGCAGCAGGGCAAAATCGATCCACAGGCGGCTTTCATGCAAGGACGCATCAAACTCGCCGGGGACATGGGTTTTGCCATGCAACTGGGGATGACGCTCTTTATGTAGTTTCCGGCTCGCCCAGGCTTTTCGGCGATTGGGCAAGCGTCACGATCCGCTGAATGAGCGCGCTCGTCGAGTATCCTGGAGCGTATGCAAGTGCATGCACTTCCCCCCCGTGGGCGCGCACGACGTCAGCGCCGACGATACGCTCGAGCGGCCAGTCCCCACCCTTCACCAGCACATCGGGCACGAATTCCTGGATCAATTCGAGAGGAGTGTCCTCCTCGAACACGGTGACGTAATCCACCATCTCCAAAGCCGCGAGCACCTCGGCACGATCGGCCGCCGGCACCACGGGGCGGCTCGGGCCTTTGAGGCGCCGTACCGAGTCATCGCTGTTGAGGGCAACGATGAGCACGTCACCGAGTGCCCGCGCCGCTTGCAGGTAGCGCACGTGCCCAGGATGCAGGAGATCGAAGCAGCCGTTGGTGAAGACGACGCGTTTACCGGAACGCTTTAGCTCCGGGACCACCTCGCGCAGACGCGCGCGGCTTACGATTTTTTCATTTGCCATGCCGCCCTCCCCTAGCACGGCCACGAACCCGGCCACACTCCAGCATGGTCGAGCACGCCGGGGCAAGGCCGCCGCGCGCATCGCTCAGCCTTTCCGCAGCCTGGCGCAAAGCGCGAGCGCACCACTGCCGCCGCCATGAGAAACACCGCCAGCGCCGACCGATCGGGGTGTGGAAATGGGAAGCACCATGGGCACCGGTGGCGTGAGCCAACACCCCATCGTCCCACCCCGGCTCCACAGGCGCCGCCACTCCAACGGGCACGCTACGGCACGCCCGCAGTACGGGCGACGCATACCTCGCCCCTACGATCGCGTTCGTACGGGGTGCCAAGATGCGGACGCACACGGCAACGATCGCAACGTCATCGCGAATCCGCCTGTTCCCCGTCTGCCGTTCACCATTCCCTATTCGCGATTCGCCATTACCCATTCGCCGATGCCACCCGCGCCGCCCCCACGGGCGACGCATGCGTCGCCCCTACATTCTGCTCGCCATGTACGGCCGCGGTGGGCACTGGGACGGCGTAGAACCACGGAAGGCAAGTGCTGCGCTAACCCGCGGCGTTGCCGCGGCCGAGCGCAACCCGCTCGGTTGCGAGGGCTTCGTCCAGCAACTCCGCAGGTGGCAGGTGCAGCCACACTTCCCCGTGGCGAATTTCCACGGGGAAGGTTGCCAGCGCGAGCGGCTCCCCCGAAAGGCAACGCCCGTTGGTCAACGCAAAGAGTTTTTTGTGCAATGGGCACGCCACCGTGGGTACGCCCTGGTGGTCGCCGATGAGGCCGCGCGCGAGCACGAGTGCGCGTTTGTGCGGGCAGACATTCTGCGTGGCGTACCACTCACCGCGGGTCGCAAAGCGATAGACAGCGATTTGCGTGCGCCCGTACAACACCACTCCTGCCCCATCCTCGGGGAAATCCTCCACACGGCCGACCCGAACCCAGCGTCGGCTCCCGTTGTTCAGCACCTGCGCCAGGGTTTTGCCGTTGGAGAGCTGAATCTGCTCCGGCGGCGGTAGCGTGGCATCCGCAGGCCAGTCCACAGGCCGCTTTTGCCCGCGCTCTTCCACCAAGCCAATGCCAGGTTGGCTTTGCTGCGAATTCACAAACTGCCGAAACCAGCGCCGCCGCTCGGGGTTGCACACCACTTCCGTCCATTCGCACCGGTAGCTCTCGACGAGCCGTTGCATTTGCGCTTCCAAGTCGGCAGCGATGCCCAGCCGGTCGTGTACCACCACATCGCGCACTTGCTCGATGCCGCCTTCGAGCTTTTCCAGCCATACACTTGTCCGCGTGAGCGGATCTGCCGTGTGGATGTAGTACATGAGAAAGCGATCGATGTACCGGATGGCAGTTTCCTCATCGAGGTCGGCGGCAAGCAAATCGGCGTGCCGAGGCTTGGCCCCTCCGTTTCCGCACACATAGAGGTTCCAACCTTTTTCCGTTGCGATGAGGCCGAAGTCCTTCCCTTGTGCTTCCGCGCACTCGCGGATGCAGCCCGACACGGCCGCTTTGATTTTGTGCGGCGCGCGGATCCCACGGTAGCGCAGCTCCACCCGGATGGCGAACCCCACGGAATCCCGCACCCCAAACCGGCACCAACTGGAGCCGACGCAGCTTTTCACCGTGCGCATGGCTTTCCCGTAAGCATGTCCCGATTCAAAGCCCGCAGCAACGAGCTCTTCCCAAATGTCCGGAAGCTGGTGCAGCTCCGCCCCAAACAAGTCGATCCGCTGACCACCCGTGATTTTCGCGTACAAGCCGTATTTCTTCGCCACTTGCCCGAGCACGATCAGCTTCTCCGGAGTGATTTCTCCCGCCGGTACCCGTGGCACGACCGAGTACAAACCGCCACGCTGCAGGTTGGCCAAGAAACGGTCGTTGGTGTCTTGAATCGTCGCGTGGTCGAGGATGTGCTCGTTCCACAAGCTCGCCAGGATCGAGGCCACGGCCGGTTTGCACACCTCGCAGCCCGCCCCGCGCCCGTGGCTGCGCAGGAGTTGTTCGAAGCGGCGGTACCCCTTCACCTTGACGATGTGCAGCAGCTCTTGCCGAGAATACGGAAAGTGTTCGCACAACTGCTTGCGCCGCGGCGCTCCGCCAGCCGCAAGCTCCGCCTCGAGAATCTCCTGCACGGCCGCAGCGCAGCCGCCGCAACCGGTGCTGGCGCGCGTAGCGCGTTTGACTTCCGCGAGACTGGTAAGCTGCTGCTGGCGGATCGCAGCGCAAATCGCCCCCTTGCTCACGTTGTGGCACGAGCACACGGTGGCCGCATCGTCGAGCGCAGCCCCACCGCGACCAGGCTGCGCACTTTGCTGCGCCCCTCGCACCAACGCGCTGGGAGGCGCCGGCAGTGGCGCCCCGCAGCGGCTTAGCGCCACCAAGGTGGCATAGTCGCTGGCATCGCCGACCAAGATGCCGCCGAGCAAGCGCTTGCCTTCGCGGTCGAACACCAACTTACGGTAGACGCCGGCGAACGGGTCTTCGTACACGATCGCGCGCCCGTCACCATCGGCGTCAGTGCAACCGAAGCTCGCCACTTCCACTCCCAAGAGCTTGAGCTTGGCGGCCAAAGGTCCGCCGACAAACTCCCGCCGCTCCCCGCACAAGTTGGCCGCCACCACTTCGGCCATCTCGTACCCCGGGGCAACCAAGCCGTAAATTTTCCCCGCGTGCAAGGCCACCTCACCGATGGCGTACACGCGGGGGTCGGAGGTACGCAGGTAATTGTCGACCACCACACCCCCCTGCGGCCCGACGGTGAGGCCGGCTGCGCGCGCCAGTTCGTCGCGCGGACGAATCCCGCACGAAAACAGCACCATGTCGGTACCGAGCTCGGTGCCATCGGCAAACTCTACAGCAGCAACTTGCCGCACCCCGGTAATCGCCTGCGTCACCTTGTTGAGCAGCACGTGCACACCGAGCGCTACGATTTTTTCTTGCAGTAAACGGGCACCGGCTTGGTCGAGCTGGCGCGGCATGAGGCGGGGCGCAGCTTCGACCACGTAGGTCTCCAATCCAAGATCGTACACAGCCTTGGCCGCTTCGAGGCCAAGCAAGCCTCCGCCGATGACCACAGCGCGCCGGCAGCGCTCACCATAGGCCAAGATGCGCTCGAGGTCGTCGATGGTTCGATACAAGAACACGCCTGTCAGTTCCGTGCCAGGAATCGGCGGTACAAAGGGAAACGAACCAGTGGCGAGCACGAGCACGTCCCAGTCGACGCTGTGGCCGCGCTCGGTCTCTACTTGCTGGCGCTCGCGATCAATGCGGGTGACGCGCTCGCCCACCCGCAACTCCATGCCCCACTCGTGGTAAAGCTCCGGCGTCGCCAATCCTAATCGTGTCGCATCCCGATGGGCGAAAAATTGCGTCAACCCTACCCGGTCGTAAGCTGCACGAGGCTCTTCCCCGAACACCACCACCTGCCAGCTCCGGCCACGATCTCGCTCCCACAACGCCTCGCAAAACCGGTGGCCGACCATGCCGTGCCCGACCACCACCACCGTCCGCTTGGCGCTCATCTTTCCTCCCGACGCAGGGCGGGGCGAACGCGCACTGCGCAAGCTTTGTAAGAAGGCTGGCGCGAATAGGGGTCGAACACGGCTTGGGTCAGGGCATTGGTTTGCCGGTCGTGCATGGGCAGGAACACCTGGCCAGGGCGCACTGTCGGCGTGACCCACGCACGCACGCGGGCCTTGCCCCGGCGCGATTCGACAATCACCTCGCAGCCCGGATCGATGCCGTAACGCACCGCATCGCTCGGGTGCATCTCCACATACGCAACGCTCGGCGACAAGCGCCGCAGAATCGGCGCTTTGCCCGTCCGCGTTTGCGTGTGCCACTGCGCGGCCGAGCCGCGCCCGGTCAACAGCAGCAACGGATAGTCGGCGTCGGGGAGCTCCGGAGTTGCCCTCGGCGCTTCGAACACAAAGCGTGCTTTGCCATCGGGATGATAAAACCGCCCGTCGCTGAACAGGCGCCGATGCACCTCGGGCTCCCGTGCCGCCATGGCTTCCGGCCATGGCCACTGGATCCCACCTGCGCGCTCCAACGCTTCGTAGCCGCTTATGCCGGTGAAATCGCAAGGCTGCCCGCGAGACAATTCGCGCAGCAGCAAGAAGACCTCTTGTGGCGTGCGCCAACGCCGAAACAAGCGACCAACGCCCCAGCCCTCGGCGAGACGTTGGAAAATTGCAAAGTCAGGTAATGCCTCGCCGGGCGGAAGGCGGAGCGGCCGAATCACGCCGATGCGGCGCTCGGAGTTGATCACGGTGCCCCATTTTTCTCCCCAGCCAGCCGCCGGCAGCAGCAAGTGCGCGCGCTCAGCGGTTTCGGTGGAGTGGTACATATCCTGAACGACCAGAAACTCGAGCCGCTCGAACACGTCCTGCAAATCACGCCGGTTGATCCAGGAATGCAGCGGGTTGGTGCCGGCGATCCATAAGGCACGAATCTCACCGGCAGCAATGGCTTCGACAATTTCCGGATACGCGTACCCCGGCGAGGTTGGAATGCGTGCGGGGTCGATGTGCAAAATCTCCGCAACTTGGCGGCGATGCTCGGGGTTGTGAAAGTCCCTTCCGCCCAGCAAGCACGTGGTGTTGGCAAATAGCCGCGAGCCCATCGCGTTGCACTGACCGGTAATCGAGTTCGCGCCGGTCCCGGGACGCCCGATGTTTCCCGTCAATAACGCAAGCGCAATCAGGGCTTGCGCCACACGCGTTCCCTCGTGACTTTGGTTGACCCCCATGGTCCACCAAAAGGAAACCCGCCGATGCGTACCCACCAGCCGTGCGACCTGCAGCAGTGTCTCCGACGGCACTCCCGTGGCAGCGGCAACGCGCTCCGGAGGGTGTGCAGCCACGTGGGCCGCAAAGGCGTCGAAGCCACAGGTGTGCCGGGCAACGAACTCGGCATCGTACCAGCTCTCGCGCAAGAGCACGTGGGCGAGTCCGTAAAACAAGGTCAAATCGGATTTTGGACGCAGGGCAAGGTGCAGGGTGGCGCAGGCAGCCGTTTCGGTCACCCGCGGATCTACCACAATCAATGCCCGCAACTGCTGGTTGCGCAACAGCCGCTGCCACAAAATGGGGTGAGCCACCGCGAGGTTGGAGCCGACGAGGACGACGACTTCGCTTTCCTCGAGATCCGCGTAGGTATAAGGTGGGGAATCGAAGCCGAAGCACTCTTTATAAGCGACCACCGCACTAGCCATGCATTGGCGGGTGTTGCCATCGCCATGCACGATTCCCATGCCGAACTTGGCCAGCGCGCCGAAAAGGGCCAGTTCTTCGGTAGGCATTTGGCCAGTGCCGAGGAAGGCCACCGACTTTGGACCATAGCGTTGGATGACGCGGCGCATGTTCTCCACGAACACATCGATTGCCTCGCCCCACGATACCCGGCGGCGAGCCCCATGACGGTCGCGCAACAGCGGCACAGTGGCGCGATCCGGAGCCTCCAACACGGTGAGGGCTTGCCAACCCTTGGGACACGCCTTGTCCAGGTTCACCGGATAGTCCGGGTCCGGGGAAAGATTGACCGCGCGGCCCTCCTGCAAGTGCGCGAGCAACCCGCAGCCGGTCGAGCAGTAGCCGCACACGATCGGGGCCACTGCATCCGGACACAAGCGCGCCGGCACCTGGCCGATTTTCGCACCTGCATCCACCCGCTCGAGCTCGGCGGCCAGACCACCGTACCCCAACGCGCGCCAGAACCGACCCAGCCTCATGCCGACACCTCCACGGCAGTTGCCGGCACCCCCGCACGGAAGAACAACCAGCGCTCGAGCAACTCGCCACTCACGAGCAACAGCAAAGCAACGAGCGCGGCGGCGAAAGGTTGCGCCGAGCCCGGCGGCACGGGCACGAGCAACAGCAACGGCACAACTACCCCACCGACCCAGCCGCAGGCAAAGCGCAACACGCTCCATTGGTACAAGACGTCGGTGAGTAAACGCGCGGCGCGACCCAAGGCCGAGCTCAATCCCTTCCGGGCCCACCAAAACACCCTGGCCTCGAGCCCGAGTTTGACCAACGCCAACATGATCATCGCCACCGCCAGCCCCTGCACGGTGCGCTCGGAAGCAGCAGCGGAACCGGGAACATGCACCAGCACGCTTACCGCGCTCGCCGCACTGCCCAGTAGCAACGTCGTGAGCCCGAAGCGCCACAAAGCACCATGCCACAGCGGGCGGGCCGTGCGCCGGTACACCATGGCCGAGGCTACCAGCCCGATGCCACCCGCGAGGGCCGCGCCCGTTTGCACAAACCCAGCCAACGCTCCTCCCCAGCCCCTCAGCAGTCCGCCTTCAATTGCCGCTGCCACCGCCGCCAAAGCAGCAAAGGCGCCGAAGGCAACGACCTCGCGGCTCAACCAAGAGTGCCCAAGACCAAGCACGGCGCGCCAGGCTAAGAGCGGACGGCCAAGGTGCAGCAGGCTAGCACCGAGAGCGAGGCTGGCTGTAGCCGCGGAAAGCGCCGCATGTCCTTCCCGCACGGCTATGCCTGTGCCCGCCTGCTGCACCAACTTCCCGATGAAAAACGCGCCCACTGCAAGTTGAGTGAGCACCAACATGATCGCCAGGGGCCAATGGCCCTCCTCCGGGCGGAGGAGTTCCGGGTCAGCCAGACGCAAATGCTCCGGCCAGTGTCGCTTGGCGTAGCGCGATGTCGGCTCCGTGAGACGAGGATGCGCCCCGTGCGGCAAAAAGCTTTCGGCACGGGCTCGCGCTTCGACCTCGGTGCGCTCGACTAACTCGATGCGGATGGCTCCGTTCGGGCAGCCTTGTACGCACGCTGGGGCTTGGCCCGCGTTCAGCCGCCCAGCGCACATGTCGCACTTGCGCACGATGCCTAGCCGGGCAACGTACTGCGGTGCGCCGTACGGGCAGGTGAACGTGCAATAGCGACAACCGATGCACTGGTCGTCGAGGTGGCGAACGATGCCCGTGAGCGTGTCCTTTTTGTATGCGTTCGCTGGACACCCTTCAAGGCACGCGGGCTGCAAACAGTGGTGGCAGCTCGCAGTCACATGCTGGAGCACAACGGCGGTCTCGCTCGTGCCGCTGAGCAGCGTCACATTGCGCCACGCTTCCTCGGGGTCGAGACCGTTGAGCGCATGACAAGCCGTCACGCACGCCTTGCAGCCTGTGCAAGCGTCAAGGTCGACCGCAAATGCGTATTGCTCACCGGTTCGTGGTGCCCGCATCGGTAGCGGGTGCCGATACAGCCCACTGCTCGGCAACGTGCCCCGCGCTTGCGCCGAGGCAAATTCTTCCACTGCGCTCGGCAGCACAGGCGCGGGGGCTTTTGCCGGGGCATCGAAGCGCAACACGCCCCCCGAGCCGTGCAACGTGCTTGCCATCGTGAAGACGCGACGAGAGGCCATCTCCGCCACGCACCGCGCTCGATGCGTTGTTTTTCCGGCAGCAGAAGGAGCAGCAGTCCTGCTGCTACAGCAGCAGTGGCTGCAATTGCACCCGCCTCCGACCGCGTACGCAGCCATTCTCTTCGATTGGCGCGCAGCTTGCCGCAACGGCGGGTCATGCAACGCGAGATCACGAGTGCCGACGGTAAAGCGCAACAAATCGAACTGCTGCGCTTCGATACGCCTCCGATGCGGGCTTTCCATCTCTCCTGGGTGGCTTTTTGCGTTGCCTTCTTTGCTTGGTTTGCGGCGGCACCGCTGACCCCGATCGTGCGCGATCAATTAGGCTTGTCGGCCGCAGATTTGAGCAATGCCATGATTGCCAGCGTGGCGGCGACGATCTTCGCCCGCATCGTGGTGGGATTCTTGTGCGATCGCTTCGGCCCCCCGCCGTGTGTACGCGCTCCTCCTGGCAGTAAGCTCGCTACCCGTGTTCCTGCTCGCTCTCGCCGACAGCGCCGGTGCCTTCGTCGCTGGCCGATTCGCCGTGGGCATCGTCGGGGCAGCGTTTGTGGTCACCCAGTACCATATGAGCCTCATGTTTGCGCCGCGCGTGCTTGGCGCCGCCAATGCGCT
It encodes the following:
- a CDS encoding nitrate reductase, whose translation is MRLGRFWRALGYGGLAAELERVDAGAKIGQVPARLCPDAVAPIVCGYCSTGCGLLAHLQEGRAVNLSPDPDYPVNLDKACPKGWQALTVLEAPDRATVPLLRDRHGARRRVSWGEAIDVFVENMRRVIQRYGPKSVAFLGTGQMPTEELALFGALAKFGMGIVHGDGNTRQCMASAVVAYKECFGFDSPPYTYADLEESEVVVLVGSNLAVAHPILWQRLLRNQQLRALIVVDPRVTETAACATLHLALRPKSDLTLFYGLAHVLLRESWYDAEFVARHTCGFDAFAAHVAAHPPERVAAATGVPSETLLQVARLVGTHRRVSFWWTMGVNQSHEGTRVAQALIALALLTGNIGRPGTGANSITGQCNAMGSRLFANTTCLLGGRDFHNPEHRRQVAEILHIDPARIPTSPGYAYPEIVEAIAAGEIRALWIAGTNPLHSWINRRDLQDVFERLEFLVVQDMYHSTETAERAHLLLPAAGWGEKWGTVINSERRIGVIRPLRLPPGEALPDFAIFQRLAEGWGVGRLFRRWRTPQEVFLLLRELSRGQPCDFTGISGYEALERAGGIQWPWPEAMAAREPEVHRRLFSDGRFYHPDGKARFVFEAPRATPELPDADYPLLLLTGRGSAAQWHTQTRTGKAPILRRLSPSVAYVEMHPSDAVRYGIDPGCEVIVESRRGKARVRAWVTPTVRPGQVFLPMHDRQTNALTQAVFDPYSRQPSYKACAVRVRPALRREER
- a CDS encoding dimethyl sulfoxide reductase anchor subunit; the protein is MASRRVFTMASTLHGSGGVLRFDAPAKAPAPVLPSAVEEFASAQARGTLPSSGLYRHPLPMRAPRTGEQYAFAVDLDACTGCKACVTACHALNGLDPEEAWRNVTLLSGTSETAVVLQHVTASCHHCLQPACLEGCPANAYKKDTLTGIVRHLDDQCIGCRYCTFTCPYGAPQYVARLGIVRKCDMCAGRLNAGQAPACVQGCPNGAIRIELVERTEVEARARAESFLPHGAHPRLTEPTSRYAKRHWPEHLRLADPELLRPEEGHWPLAIMLVLTQLAVGAFFIGKLVQQAGTGIAVREGHAALSAATASLALGASLLHLGRPLLAWRAVLGLGHSWLSREVVAFGAFAALAAVAAAIEGGLLRGWGGALAGFVQTGAALAGGIGLVASAMVYRRTARPLWHGALWRFGLTTLLLGSAASAVSVLVHVPGSAAASERTVQGLAVAMIMLALVKLGLEARVFWWARKGLSSALGRAARLLTDVLYQWSVLRFACGWVGGVVVPLLLLVPVPPGSAQPFAAALVALLLLVSGELLERWLFFRAGVPATAVEVSA